A single Drosophila ananassae strain 14024-0371.13 chromosome 3L, ASM1763931v2, whole genome shotgun sequence DNA region contains:
- the LOC6495833 gene encoding transcription factor grauzone — translation MDICRLCLRGVGGAQMCLQIFNADSADNKVAEVLRQHFWFEVLPNDEISKVICNVCWTQVSEFHQFYLSIQEAQVIYATTAKFKQDPEMVSTSWPEEVLMPADVLAVDNDVSAQLNINPLDELELSQSLEPEDLEDSKVDIKTERQSPEMEYGHEDTNNDDHDDDYEDEDDDDDEEDLIVTRSGRKRKREVAKPAKTKKTGPGRKGKEKVVAKRGPTKRIFKMERLPPFCKEDEELIKRYIVMGCELCIFLAEDFDGIREHFKEKHPDERPYIKCCGRKLNKRCLIQEHARRHENPEYIKCKDCGKVFANSSVLRAHWLVHHVPDEECDFQCEDCGKRFSRRNLLELHKGSHVPVNERKFICPQCPKHNAFATEYHMQVHISMQHRKAANICHVCGKKIKDKAVFEKHVRLHFEESGPRIKCPRPDCESWLKDEDNLKQHLRRHNDEGKLFICSECGKSCKNSRALIGHKRYSHSNVIYTCEQCGKTFKKDISLKEHMAQHTGEPLYKCPFCPRTFNSNANMHSHKKKMHPVEWDIWRKTKTGSSQKILPSAQVAQMFRDDADAAAIANDYTA, via the exons ATGGATATCTGCCGCCTGTGTTTGCGCGGAGTTGGCGGAGCCCAGATGTGTCTGCAGATCTTTAACGCAGATTCAGCGGACAATAAGGTGGCAGAGGTGCTGCGGCAGCACTTCTGGTTCGAG GTGCTGCCCAACGACGAGATATCCAAGGTCATCTGCAATGTCTGCTGGACCCAGGTCAGCGAGTTCCACCAGTTCTACCTGTCCATTCAGGAAGCGCAGGTGATTTATGCCACCACCGCGAAGTTTAAGCAGGATCCGGAGATGGTGAGCACCTCCTGGCCAGAAGAGGTTCTTATGCCAGCGGATGTGTTGGCCGTAGACAACGACGTAAGCGCCCAGCTGAACATTAATCCACTGGATGAGCTTGAACTGTCCCAGAGCCTCGAGCCAGAGGACTTGGAGGACAGCAAGGTAGACATCAAAACTGAGAGGCAATCACCAGAAATGGAATACGGCCACGAGGATACCAACAACGACGACCACGACGACGACTATGAGGACGAagatgatgacgatgacgaggaGGACCTAATCGTGACGAGGAGCGGACGCAAGCGGAAACGGGAGGTGGCCAAGCCAGCCAAGACGAAAAAGACAGGGCCGGGTAGAAAGGGCAAGGAGAAGGTTGTCGCCAAAAGAGGCCCGACAAAAAGGATATTTAAGATGGAGCGACTGCCCCCGTTCTGCAAGGAGGACGAAGAACTGATCAAACGCTATATTGTTATGGGGTGCGAGTTGTGTATATTTCTGGCCGAGGACTTTGACGGCATACGTGAACACTTTAAGGAGAAGCACCCTGACGAGCGACCCTATATAAAGTGTTGCGGTCGAAAGCTGAACAAGAGGTGTCTTATCCAGGAACATGCACGACGCCATGAGAACCCAGAGTACATAAA ATGCAAGGACTGTGGAAAGGTCTTTGCCAATTCGAGTGTACTGCGGGCCCACTGGCTGGTGCACCATGTGCCAGACGAGGAATGCGACTTCCAGTGCGAGGACTGTGGCAAGCGCTTCTCCCGTCGTAACTTACTGGAGCTGCACAAAGGATCCCATGTGCCAGTGAACGAGCGAAAGTTTATCTGTCCGCAATGTCCTAAGCACAATGC TTTTGCCACAGAGTACCATATGCAAGTCCACATCAGCATGCAACACCGCAAAGCGGCCAATATATGCCACGTCTGTGGCAAGAAAATTAAAGATAAGGCTGTTTTTGAGAAGCACGTTCGCCTACACTTCGAGGAGAGCGGACCACGCATCAAGTGCCCGCGGCCGGACTGCGAGAGCTGGCTGAAAGACGAGGACAACTTGAAGCAACACTTGAGGCGGCACAACGACGAGGGAAAGCTCTTCATTTGCTCAGAGTGCGGCAAAAGTTGTAAAAACTCAAGAGCGCTTATTGGTCACAAGCGCTACTCTCATTCTAATGTCATCTACACCTGCGAACAATGCGGCAAGACCTTCAAAAAAGATATCAGCTTGAAG GAGCACATGGCTCAGCACACTGGAGAGCCACTTTATAAGTGCCCCTTTTGTCCTCGCACCTTCAACTCCAACGCCAACATGCACTCTCACAAAAAGAAGATGCATCCAGTGGAATGGGACATCTGGCGTAAGACTAAGACCGGCAGCTCCCAAAAGATCCTGCCCAGTGCACAAGTGGCTCAGATGTTCAGGGACGATGCCGATGCCGCAGCTATTGCCAATGATTACACAGCTTAG